One genomic window of Prochlorococcus marinus CUG1416 includes the following:
- the radA gene encoding DNA repair protein RadA has translation MSSKLSTFICQNCGTETSQYFGKCLNCNSWNSIVEEIKSKRSKYQDIKNSKKAVSFNEISSKKISRLTSGFREFDRVLGGGIVPGSVVLLGGEPGIGKSTIVLQSAGKISLNEKVLYVTAEESLEQVKIRWERLNQNSIDLQIFAETNLSLIIDEIKRVSPSFAIIDSIQAIHNHEMESSPGSVSQVRACSSELQNLAKENNIALLIIGHVTKDGALAGPKTLEHLVDVVINFEGDNISSYRLLRSIKNRFGSTFEIGIFEMLEEGLREIKNPSSIFTNKENIAGVTTTITNEGTRPFAVDIQALVNKTFYSNPRRTTTGISINRLHQILAVIEKHVGIKLSEFDCYVATGGGFEINDPSSDLGVAISILSSLKNIPPLASSSFIGELGLSGQVRQSNNLRPKIEEAARLGIKNIVVPKLEEDLNNNFKNLINIKEISNIKEAVDYSLSK, from the coding sequence ATGTCTAGCAAATTGTCGACTTTTATTTGTCAAAATTGCGGAACTGAAACTTCTCAATACTTTGGGAAATGCCTTAATTGCAACTCATGGAATTCAATTGTTGAAGAAATTAAAAGCAAAAGATCTAAATATCAAGATATAAAAAATAGTAAGAAAGCTGTATCGTTTAATGAAATTTCATCTAAAAAAATATCAAGATTGACGAGTGGTTTTAGGGAATTTGATCGAGTTCTTGGAGGTGGGATAGTCCCTGGATCTGTTGTTTTACTAGGAGGAGAGCCAGGTATAGGGAAAAGTACAATAGTTCTTCAATCAGCAGGAAAAATATCTCTCAATGAGAAAGTTTTATACGTTACTGCAGAAGAATCTTTAGAACAAGTAAAAATCAGATGGGAAAGATTAAATCAAAACAGTATTGATTTACAAATTTTTGCAGAAACCAATTTATCCCTAATTATTGATGAGATCAAAAGAGTAAGTCCAAGTTTTGCAATTATTGATAGTATTCAAGCTATCCATAATCATGAGATGGAAAGTTCGCCAGGATCAGTTTCACAAGTTAGAGCATGTTCATCTGAATTACAAAATCTTGCCAAAGAAAATAATATTGCACTTCTAATAATTGGTCATGTGACAAAAGATGGGGCTTTAGCTGGTCCAAAAACTCTGGAGCATTTAGTTGATGTAGTAATAAACTTTGAAGGAGATAATATTTCTTCATATAGATTACTAAGAAGTATAAAAAATCGATTTGGATCCACCTTTGAAATTGGAATTTTTGAAATGCTTGAAGAAGGCTTACGAGAGATAAAAAACCCAAGTTCAATTTTTACAAATAAAGAAAATATTGCAGGTGTAACAACTACGATAACTAATGAAGGTACTCGACCATTCGCTGTTGACATCCAAGCACTAGTAAATAAAACTTTTTACAGTAATCCAAGACGTACTACAACTGGAATTAGCATTAACAGATTACATCAAATTTTAGCTGTTATTGAAAAACATGTAGGCATTAAATTATCTGAATTTGATTGTTATGTAGCTACTGGGGGTGGTTTCGAGATAAATGATCCGTCATCTGACTTGGGAGTAGCAATATCAATTTTATCAAGTTTGAAAAATATTCCTCCTTTGGCAAGTAGCTCATTTATTGGAGAATTGGGCTTAAGCGGTCAAGTTAGACAATCTAATAACCTTAGACCAAAGATAGAAGAGGCTGCAAGATTAGGTATCAAAAATATCGTGGTGCCAAAATTAGAGGAGGATCTAAATAATAATTTTAAAAATTTAATCAATATCAAAGAGATTTCTAATATTAAAGAAGCAGTTGATTATTCTTTATCAAAATAA
- a CDS encoding photosystem I assembly protein Ycf3, which produces MPSNQNRDNFIDKAFTVIAESIVKIMPIADKEKKAYIYYRDGLAAQNNGDYSEALEYYKESLLLEENKIDRGETLKNMAIIYMSNGDEDLSIETYQKALVENPKQPSCLKNIGLIYEKRGRFAEQNGDLDQRDIWFDKAAEVWSKAVRLYPGGYLDIENWLKNSGRSSIDMYL; this is translated from the coding sequence GTGCCGAGTAATCAAAACAGAGACAATTTTATTGATAAAGCTTTTACTGTAATTGCCGAATCTATAGTAAAAATAATGCCTATTGCAGACAAGGAAAAAAAAGCTTATATCTATTATAGAGATGGCCTTGCTGCCCAAAATAATGGCGATTATTCGGAAGCATTAGAATATTATAAAGAGAGTTTATTGCTTGAAGAAAATAAAATTGATAGGGGTGAGACTCTAAAAAATATGGCAATAATATATATGAGTAACGGTGATGAGGATTTGTCAATTGAAACTTATCAAAAAGCATTAGTAGAAAATCCTAAACAACCATCATGTCTAAAAAATATAGGTTTAATTTATGAGAAAAGAGGAAGATTTGCGGAACAGAATGGTGATTTAGATCAGAGAGATATTTGGTTTGATAAAGCTGCTGAAGTCTGGTCTAAAGCAGTGAGATTATATCCTGGTGGGTATCTTGATATTGAGAATTGGCTGAAAAACTCAGGAAGAAGTTCAATTGATATGTACCTCTAA
- the plsX gene encoding phosphate acyltransferase PlsX encodes MRKENVHKINKSRAIRRLVIWYKRNSAVTSIVDTAANSAVTASNVAGNVVSGAGSVVSTASNVASNVAGNVAGNVVSSAESVVNTASSVVSNASSLAKNTLQPLVFDPLKRLQNSDNILDKVEDAKSNRIWIAVDGMGGDYAPGPILQGCLEAISRFPINIKFVGKIETVKNEAEKIGLLELLEKEIDNNRLELIDSGDPIGMNEEATAVRKKKNASINVAMDLVRNNKAQAVYSAGNSGAMMASAIFRIGRLKGIDRPAIGALFPTRDQTRPVLVLDVGANTDCKPSYLHQFALLGNIYAKDVLQVKKPRIGLLNIGEEECKGNDLSLKTFELLSTEKSFDFAGNCEGRDVLSGSFDVVVCDGFTGNILLKFLESVGGVLLDILRAELPRGRRGKVGSAFLKSNLIRIKKRLDHAEHGGALLLGVNGICVIGHGSSKSLSVVSALRLAHSAVNHNVMENLNQLQKLQVLNS; translated from the coding sequence ATGAGGAAAGAAAATGTACATAAAATTAATAAATCCAGAGCTATCAGAAGATTAGTTATTTGGTATAAAAGAAATTCGGCTGTAACGTCAATAGTTGATACTGCTGCTAATTCTGCAGTAACGGCTAGCAATGTCGCTGGTAACGTAGTTTCCGGTGCTGGATCTGTCGTAAGCACAGCTAGTAATGTTGCTAGTAATGTTGCAGGTAATGTTGCAGGTAATGTGGTTTCAAGCGCTGAATCTGTTGTGAATACTGCTAGCAGTGTAGTCTCAAATGCTAGTTCATTGGCTAAAAATACATTACAGCCATTAGTTTTTGACCCATTAAAAAGATTACAAAATAGCGATAATATTTTAGATAAGGTGGAGGATGCGAAATCTAATAGAATTTGGATCGCAGTTGATGGCATGGGTGGAGATTATGCTCCTGGGCCAATTCTCCAGGGTTGCCTTGAAGCGATAAGCAGATTTCCAATAAATATAAAGTTTGTTGGCAAAATTGAAACAGTTAAAAATGAGGCAGAAAAAATTGGTTTACTAGAATTACTTGAAAAAGAAATAGACAATAATCGTCTTGAATTAATTGATAGTGGAGATCCTATAGGAATGAATGAAGAAGCTACTGCAGTCAGAAAAAAGAAAAACGCAAGTATAAATGTTGCAATGGATTTAGTAAGGAATAATAAAGCACAAGCTGTTTACTCAGCTGGCAATTCAGGAGCGATGATGGCTTCTGCGATATTTAGAATTGGTAGATTGAAAGGGATTGATAGACCCGCTATAGGCGCATTATTTCCTACAAGGGATCAAACTCGCCCTGTATTAGTTTTAGATGTTGGAGCAAATACTGATTGTAAACCATCTTATCTTCATCAGTTTGCTCTTCTAGGTAATATTTATGCAAAAGATGTCTTGCAAGTAAAAAAACCAAGAATTGGCCTTTTAAATATCGGAGAAGAAGAATGCAAAGGTAATGATTTATCTCTAAAAACATTTGAATTACTGTCTACTGAAAAAAGTTTTGATTTTGCAGGTAATTGTGAAGGTCGAGATGTATTATCAGGTAGTTTTGATGTAGTAGTCTGTGATGGGTTTACCGGTAATATATTATTAAAATTTCTTGAGTCTGTGGGAGGCGTTTTATTAGATATTTTGAGAGCTGAGCTTCCAAGAGGGAGGCGGGGAAAAGTTGGTTCAGCTTTTTTAAAAAGTAATCTAATCAGAATAAAGAAAAGGTTAGATCATGCTGAACATGGTGGTGCCTTATTACTTGGGGTAAACGGTATTTGCGTGATCGGCCATGGAAGTAGTAAGTCTTTATCAGTCGTTAGTGCTCTGCGCTTAGCTCACTCGGCGGTGAATCATAACGTAATGGAAAATTTAAATCAACTTCAAA
- the rpaB gene encoding response regulator transcription factor RpaB, with translation MALSSQTKETILVADDEASIRRILETRLSMIGYKVVTASDGKEALKLFKDFEPDLVVLDVMMPKLDGYGVCQELRKDSDVPIVMLTALGDVADRITGLELGADDYVVKPFSPKELEARIRCVLRRIDKEQIPGMPNSGLILVTDIKIDTNRRQVFKSDERIRLTGMEFSLLELLVSRSGEPFSRGEILKEVWGYTPERHVDTRVVDVHISRLRSKLEADPANPELILTARGTGYLFQRIVDIAPFDGK, from the coding sequence ATGGCTCTATCTAGTCAAACTAAAGAAACAATTCTTGTCGCAGATGACGAGGCAAGTATTAGAAGAATTCTGGAGACGCGTCTCTCCATGATTGGCTACAAAGTTGTAACTGCTAGTGATGGTAAAGAAGCACTAAAGTTATTTAAAGATTTTGAGCCTGATTTAGTAGTACTTGACGTCATGATGCCAAAGTTAGATGGTTATGGAGTGTGTCAAGAATTAAGGAAAGATTCTGATGTCCCAATTGTTATGCTAACTGCACTAGGAGATGTTGCAGATAGGATAACAGGTTTAGAATTAGGGGCTGATGATTATGTGGTAAAACCATTTAGTCCTAAGGAATTAGAAGCTAGAATTAGATGCGTTCTAAGAAGAATTGACAAAGAACAAATACCTGGAATGCCTAATTCAGGATTAATTTTGGTTACTGATATAAAAATTGATACAAATCGAAGACAGGTTTTTAAAAGCGATGAGAGAATCAGATTGACTGGGATGGAATTTAGTCTCCTAGAGCTTTTGGTAAGTAGGTCAGGAGAACCATTTAGTAGGGGAGAGATTTTAAAAGAGGTTTGGGGATATACGCCTGAGAGACATGTAGATACAAGAGTAGTCGATGTTCATATATCAAGACTAAGATCAAAACTGGAGGCTGATCCGGCAAACCCTGAATTGATATTAACAGCAAGAGGCACAGGATATCTTTTCCAAAGGATTGTCGATATTGCTCCTTTTGATGGTAAATAA